In a single window of the Deinococcota bacterium genome:
- a CDS encoding cation:proton antiporter — protein sequence MDTYIVILTLMGLAFLGTAWLPRLVDDAPLSFPILYVLVGVLLFTLPLKSILPNPLESGYFTERFTELIVIVALTGAGLKLSRPVGWKGWALTWRLLAIGMPLCIAAVALLGWWALGLAPASAVLLGAVLAPTDPVLASDVQVGAPHEEKEGEVRFALTSEAGLNDGLAFPFTNLAIAMAAAGASSGWFLEWLQVDVLYKLGVGTVAGFAVGYGLAYLFFRVAASHTRSARDGFVVLAITFLAYGLTELLHGYGFLAVFIAALVMRQFERNHRYHEELHDFSEGIERLLMTLMLILFGGLLAGGLLGSLTWQAAVVGVVIILVLRPLTGYLSLLRLDRPRRELYAVSFFGIRGIGSLYYLAYALNHEGFHSTGLLWSTVSFVILVSMVVHGASATWVMRYLDRRKLS from the coding sequence GTGGACACCTACATCGTCATCCTCACCCTGATGGGTCTGGCCTTCTTGGGCACCGCCTGGCTGCCGCGTTTGGTGGACGACGCGCCCTTGTCGTTTCCGATCCTCTACGTGCTCGTCGGCGTACTCCTCTTCACCCTGCCTCTCAAAAGCATCCTCCCCAACCCCTTGGAGAGCGGGTACTTCACCGAGCGCTTCACGGAGCTCATCGTGATCGTCGCCTTGACCGGCGCAGGGCTGAAACTCAGCCGGCCGGTGGGCTGGAAGGGCTGGGCGCTCACCTGGCGCCTCCTGGCCATCGGTATGCCGCTCTGCATCGCCGCGGTGGCCCTGCTCGGCTGGTGGGCGCTGGGGCTGGCGCCCGCCTCGGCGGTCTTGCTCGGGGCGGTGCTCGCGCCGACCGATCCGGTGCTCGCTTCCGACGTGCAAGTAGGCGCCCCGCATGAGGAGAAGGAAGGCGAGGTGCGCTTCGCCCTGACGTCTGAAGCCGGTCTAAACGACGGGCTCGCCTTTCCCTTCACCAACCTGGCCATCGCCATGGCCGCGGCTGGCGCCAGCAGCGGCTGGTTTCTCGAGTGGCTCCAGGTGGACGTTCTCTACAAGCTGGGGGTAGGAACGGTGGCCGGCTTCGCCGTGGGTTACGGGCTGGCCTACTTGTTCTTCCGGGTCGCCGCCTCCCACACCCGCTCGGCGCGCGACGGCTTCGTGGTCCTTGCCATCACCTTCCTCGCCTACGGCCTGACCGAGCTCCTTCATGGCTACGGCTTCCTGGCAGTCTTTATCGCCGCGCTGGTCATGCGGCAGTTCGAGCGCAACCACAGATATCACGAGGAACTCCACGACTTCTCCGAGGGCATCGAACGGCTGCTCATGACCCTCATGCTGATCTTGTTCGGAGGACTCCTTGCCGGGGGGCTCCTGGGGAGCCTCACCTGGCAGGCGGCGGTCGTGGGGGTGGTGATCATCTTGGTGTTGCGACCGCTTACCGGCTACCTTTCCCTGCTGCGCCTGGACCGGCCCCGGCGTGAGCTCTACGCCGTCAGCTTTTTCGGCATCCGCGGAATAGGCTCGCTCTACTACCTCGCCTACGCCCTCAATCACGAAGGCTTTCACAGCACGGGCCTCCTCTGGTCCACGGTGAGTTTTGTGATCCTCGTTTCGATGGTTGTTCACGGCGCGAGCGCCACCTGGGTGATGCGCTATCTGGACAGGCGCAAGCTTTCCTAG
- a CDS encoding alkaline phosphatase family protein, with the protein MRHQETPPASPLVLILVDGVSADTFARQRARLPHLASLTERGLVVERLGSVTPGTSLPGRVTMLTGTPCPSHGVWGNVIWDGTRFRYANPDDVLDPTLAARAVAAGLDVAVLGYGMIRPEDASVFHHAWWANEMLQRARDEAPIPADEGWLRTSRHQDASGRLAALHARGFPEAVPNAYAEGALHYFASELAGDEAMLAWTAGLLTEARPPDLVLTEILTPDTVQHRSGYGSLFAHWAISYADALIGSLLERLRRAGRLGEVTLAVMSDHGHAPVTQALHPDVIVPGARHQCEGAFLHVAPENRADLERITARLAAHGAARLPGDHLPPEVRGTVVAFVAPDGSSFEPWRGEDGAKPRPAGPPRYLSSHGFRPGHPGDDRFAVFAGPGVPEGSLASAGPLAVAPTLAGLLGLPLTPYPARPLF; encoded by the coding sequence GTGCGCCACCAAGAGACGCCTCCTGCCTCGCCGCTCGTGCTCATCCTCGTCGACGGGGTGAGCGCCGACACCTTCGCCCGGCAGCGCGCGCGGCTGCCGCACCTCGCTTCGCTGACCGAACGGGGGCTGGTGGTCGAGCGGCTTGGCAGCGTCACCCCCGGCACCTCCTTGCCCGGCCGCGTCACCATGCTGACCGGCACCCCCTGCCCTTCGCACGGGGTGTGGGGCAACGTCATCTGGGACGGGACGCGCTTTCGCTACGCCAACCCAGACGACGTTCTAGACCCCACGCTCGCCGCGCGGGCCGTGGCCGCCGGCTTGGACGTCGCCGTGCTCGGCTACGGCATGATCCGGCCCGAGGACGCGTCGGTCTTCCACCACGCCTGGTGGGCGAACGAGATGCTCCAGCGCGCCCGCGACGAGGCGCCCATCCCCGCCGACGAGGGCTGGCTGCGGACCAGCCGCCACCAGGACGCTAGCGGCCGCCTCGCCGCGCTCCACGCCCGCGGTTTTCCGGAAGCGGTTCCCAACGCCTATGCGGAGGGTGCGCTCCACTACTTCGCGAGCGAGCTCGCGGGCGACGAAGCGATGCTCGCCTGGACGGCCGGCCTGCTGACCGAGGCCAGGCCGCCCGACCTCGTCCTCACCGAGATCCTCACGCCCGACACCGTCCAGCACCGGAGCGGCTACGGGAGCCTCTTCGCGCACTGGGCCATCAGTTACGCCGACGCACTCATCGGCAGTCTGCTCGAGCGGCTGCGCCGCGCCGGGCGCCTGGGCGAGGTCACGCTGGCCGTCATGAGTGACCACGGGCACGCGCCCGTGACCCAGGCTCTCCATCCCGACGTGATCGTCCCGGGCGCAAGGCACCAGTGCGAGGGGGCGTTCCTGCACGTCGCGCCCGAGAACCGAGCTGACCTGGAGCGCATCACCGCGCGGCTGGCGGCGCACGGGGCGGCGCGCCTCCCCGGCGACCACCTGCCGCCCGAGGTGCGCGGGACGGTCGTCGCCTTCGTGGCGCCGGACGGCTCGAGCTTCGAGCCCTGGCGGGGCGAGGACGGCGCGAAGCCGCGCCCGGCGGGTCCGCCCCGCTACCTCTCGAGCCACGGCTTTCGGCCGGGCCACCCCGGCGATGACCGCTTCGCCGTCTTCGCCGGGCCGGGGGTGCCGGAGGGCAGCCTCGCCTCGGCCGGGCCGCTCGCGGTCGCGCCGACCCTGGCGGGGCTCCTCGGCCTTCCGCTGACGCCCTATCCCGCGCGACCTCTCTTCTGA